Proteins encoded in a region of the Pseudomonas sp. PDNC002 genome:
- a CDS encoding efflux RND transporter permease subunit — MISRFFIERPVFAMVISIVILLAGLVAMRALPIAQYPEIVPPQVSVSAAYPGASSQVIAETVAAPLEQEINGVEGMIYQLSNSDSSGAMSLTVYFEVGTDPDQATIDVNNKVQAALAKLPEEVRRQGVKVEKKSSDILQVVTLFSPDNSRDPIFISNYALINVIDELKRLPGVGDVSQFGSKDYSMRIWLRPDKLAQYNMTPTDVVNAIREQNSQFAAGSFGQQPMKEKQDFTYMATAQGRFTDPKEFENVILRSDQTGASLLLKDVARVELGAQDYSLVTSLNGQQNAAFGIYLQPGANALDTAEAVKTTMDRLSKRFPQGITYKIPYDTTIFVQVSIEEVIHTFIEALILVMVVVYIFLQNIRATLIPVLAIPVSLVGTFAGMYLMGFSINLLSLFGMVLAIGIVVDDAIVVLENVERVMRTEKLGPKEAAIKAMNEVTGPIVAIVLVLCAVFVPVGFLGGLAGQMYKQFAITIAVSVVISGIVALTLSPALCALILKPEHKEPAAPFRWFNRVFERATNGYGAGVQFFLKRAVIGLILFGGMIALLVILFGRVPGSLVPDEDQGYVINAYFLPPAASLTRTEKLTDDVTQQLMKHPAVADVVTFAGFDILTYGTRSNAGVSFVPLKDWKERDTPELDARNLTREFMKMGAGQEDGVVLSFNPPPITGMSTTGGFEAYIQDRSGGTSEQLEVVVQKFLAAASKRPELAGVNSTFNANVPQYYVDLDRTKARSLGVAIDDVFTAMQSTFGSYYVNDFSLYGRTWQVTLESEPEFRRKPDDLSQVFVRSATGDLVPLTTLVSVKRILGPDSYARFNVFPAAKLLGGPAPGYSSGQALAAMQEVANETLGEEYTLAWIGSAYQELATQGSGSTAFIFGLILVFLILAAQYERWTLPLAVVTAVPFAVFGAILAIWIRGLDNDVYFQVGLVTLIGLAAKNAILIIEFAVLCREEQGMGPMEAALEAAKLRFRPIVMTSLAFILGCVPLAISTGAGSASRHSIGTGVIGGMLAATLLATFLIPMFYMLVESAADKLSGRKNKAKPAVADVTHDV, encoded by the coding sequence GTGATCTCGCGCTTCTTCATCGAACGTCCCGTGTTCGCGATGGTGATTTCCATCGTGATCCTGCTGGCCGGCCTCGTCGCCATGCGCGCGCTGCCCATCGCCCAGTACCCGGAAATCGTACCGCCGCAGGTGTCGGTTTCCGCCGCTTATCCCGGCGCCAGCTCGCAGGTGATCGCCGAGACCGTGGCGGCGCCGCTGGAGCAGGAAATCAACGGCGTCGAAGGCATGATCTACCAGCTGTCGAACTCCGACAGCAGTGGCGCCATGAGCCTGACCGTGTACTTCGAGGTCGGCACCGATCCGGACCAGGCCACCATCGACGTCAACAACAAGGTGCAGGCCGCGCTGGCCAAGCTGCCCGAGGAAGTGCGCCGCCAGGGCGTGAAGGTGGAGAAGAAATCCTCCGACATTCTCCAGGTGGTGACGCTGTTCTCGCCGGACAACTCCCGCGACCCGATCTTCATCAGCAACTACGCGCTGATCAACGTGATCGACGAGCTCAAGCGGCTCCCCGGCGTGGGTGATGTCAGCCAGTTCGGCTCCAAGGACTACTCCATGCGCATCTGGCTGCGGCCGGACAAGCTGGCGCAGTACAACATGACACCGACCGACGTGGTGAATGCGATCCGCGAGCAGAACTCGCAGTTCGCCGCCGGCAGCTTTGGCCAGCAGCCGATGAAGGAGAAGCAGGACTTCACCTACATGGCCACGGCCCAGGGCCGCTTCACCGATCCCAAGGAGTTCGAGAACGTCATCCTGCGCAGCGACCAGACCGGCGCCAGCCTGCTGCTCAAGGACGTCGCCCGGGTCGAGCTGGGAGCGCAGGATTATTCCCTGGTCACCTCGCTCAATGGGCAGCAGAACGCCGCGTTCGGTATCTACCTGCAGCCGGGGGCCAACGCCCTGGACACCGCCGAGGCGGTGAAGACCACCATGGATCGGCTGTCCAAACGCTTTCCCCAGGGCATTACCTACAAGATTCCGTATGACACCACGATCTTCGTGCAGGTCTCCATCGAGGAGGTGATCCACACCTTCATCGAGGCGCTGATCCTGGTGATGGTGGTGGTCTACATCTTCCTGCAGAACATCCGCGCCACGCTGATTCCAGTGCTGGCCATCCCTGTCTCGCTGGTCGGCACCTTCGCCGGCATGTACTTGATGGGCTTCTCCATCAACCTGTTGTCGCTGTTCGGCATGGTGCTGGCCATCGGCATCGTGGTGGACGACGCCATCGTGGTGCTGGAGAACGTCGAGCGGGTCATGCGAACCGAGAAGCTCGGCCCGAAGGAAGCGGCGATCAAGGCGATGAACGAGGTGACCGGCCCCATCGTCGCCATCGTGCTCGTGCTTTGCGCGGTGTTCGTGCCGGTCGGCTTCCTGGGCGGCCTGGCTGGACAGATGTACAAGCAGTTCGCGATCACCATTGCGGTATCGGTGGTGATCTCGGGGATCGTCGCACTGACCCTGTCGCCGGCACTCTGCGCCCTGATCCTCAAGCCCGAGCACAAGGAGCCGGCCGCGCCGTTCCGCTGGTTCAACCGGGTGTTCGAACGCGCGACCAATGGCTACGGCGCCGGCGTGCAGTTCTTCCTCAAACGCGCGGTCATTGGCCTCATTCTGTTCGGCGGAATGATTGCCCTGCTGGTGATCCTGTTCGGCCGCGTGCCGGGTTCGCTGGTGCCCGATGAAGACCAGGGCTATGTGATCAACGCCTACTTCCTGCCGCCAGCGGCCTCGCTGACGCGTACCGAGAAGCTGACCGACGACGTCACGCAGCAACTGATGAAACACCCGGCGGTCGCCGACGTCGTGACCTTTGCCGGCTTCGACATCCTCACCTACGGTACTCGCAGCAATGCCGGGGTTTCCTTCGTGCCGCTCAAGGACTGGAAGGAACGCGACACGCCTGAACTGGACGCGCGCAACCTGACCCGCGAATTCATGAAGATGGGCGCCGGCCAGGAAGACGGCGTGGTGCTGTCCTTCAACCCGCCACCCATTACCGGCATGAGTACCACGGGTGGCTTCGAGGCCTATATCCAGGACCGCAGTGGCGGCACCTCGGAGCAACTGGAGGTCGTCGTGCAGAAGTTCCTCGCCGCGGCCTCGAAGCGGCCTGAGCTGGCGGGCGTGAACTCCACCTTCAACGCCAACGTGCCTCAGTACTACGTCGACCTCGACCGCACCAAGGCGCGCTCACTGGGCGTGGCCATCGACGATGTGTTCACCGCCATGCAGTCGACCTTCGGCAGCTACTACGTCAACGACTTCAGCCTGTACGGCCGCACCTGGCAGGTCACCCTGGAGTCGGAGCCGGAGTTCCGCCGCAAGCCGGATGACCTGAGCCAGGTCTTCGTGCGATCCGCCACGGGCGATCTGGTGCCGCTGACGACGCTGGTCTCGGTGAAACGCATACTGGGCCCGGACTCCTACGCGCGCTTCAACGTCTTCCCCGCCGCCAAGTTGCTCGGCGGGCCTGCACCGGGTTACAGCTCCGGCCAGGCGCTGGCGGCGATGCAGGAAGTGGCCAACGAAACGCTGGGCGAGGAGTACACCCTGGCCTGGATCGGCTCCGCGTACCAGGAACTGGCCACCCAGGGCTCGGGCAGTACCGCGTTCATCTTCGGCCTGATCCTGGTGTTCCTCATCCTGGCCGCCCAGTACGAGCGCTGGACTCTGCCGCTGGCGGTGGTCACGGCGGTGCCCTTCGCCGTGTTCGGCGCGATCCTGGCGATCTGGATCCGTGGCCTGGACAACGACGTGTACTTCCAGGTAGGCCTGGTGACGCTGATCGGTCTTGCGGCGAAGAACGCTATCCTGATCATCGAGTTCGCGGTGCTGTGCCGCGAGGAACAGGGCATGGGACCGATGGAGGCCGCGCTGGAGGCGGCCAAGCTGCGCTTCCGTCCGATCGTGATGACCTCCCTGGCCTTCATCCTGGGCTGCGTACCGCTGGCCATCAGCACCGGCGCCGGCTCTGCCAGCCGGCACTCCATCGGCACCGGGGTGATCGGCGGGATGCTCGCCGCAACCCTGCTGGCGACCTTCCTCATCCCGATGTTCTACATGCTGGTGGAATCGGCGGCGGACAAGCTCAGCGGCCGCAAGAACAAGGCCAAGCCCGCTGTCGCGGATGTGACGCACGACGTGTGA
- a CDS encoding multidrug effflux MFS transporter yields the protein MNLRILLILGALSAFGPMAIDFYLPSFPTLAQAFGTDVEHVQLSLSAYFAGLAIGQLLYGPLADRIGRRVPLLLGVSIFTLASLACAFAPSLEWLIGARFVQALGGCAGMVISRAVVRDLCDPVAAAKAFSQLMLVMGLAPILAPLGGGLLLSLSGWQSIFYCLTLFSALAGGAIALWLPETIPAGPRAPLRGALKQYRALFRDRSFITYALTGGVAIAGMFSYIAGSPFIFIQLYGVPAEHYGWIFGSNAAGFILMAQVNARLLRYRGPGFWLRRAVWVYFACGLGLLAVTLAKPAQLWPLLIPLFGSIASLGFLMPNSSACAMASQGRHAGSASALMGSLQFTVAAGASALVGVLHDGSALPMALVITVCGLVAAVLGWLSGQISERAA from the coding sequence ATGAACCTCCGCATCCTCCTGATCCTCGGCGCGCTGAGCGCCTTCGGGCCCATGGCCATCGACTTCTATCTGCCCAGCTTCCCGACGTTGGCGCAGGCTTTCGGGACCGACGTCGAGCATGTACAGCTGAGCCTGTCGGCCTACTTCGCCGGCCTCGCCATTGGCCAGTTGTTGTACGGCCCGCTGGCCGACCGTATCGGGCGGCGGGTTCCGCTGCTGCTGGGGGTGAGCATCTTCACCCTGGCGTCCCTCGCCTGCGCCTTTGCGCCCAGCCTGGAATGGCTGATCGGCGCGCGCTTCGTGCAAGCGCTGGGTGGCTGTGCGGGAATGGTGATTTCGCGGGCAGTGGTGCGTGACCTGTGCGACCCGGTTGCTGCCGCCAAGGCGTTCTCGCAGTTGATGCTGGTGATGGGGCTGGCGCCGATCCTGGCGCCGCTGGGGGGAGGGCTGTTGCTGAGTCTCTCGGGCTGGCAGTCGATCTTCTACTGCCTGACGCTGTTCAGTGCCCTGGCCGGCGGCGCCATCGCGCTGTGGCTGCCCGAGACCATTCCTGCCGGTCCGCGCGCGCCGCTGCGTGGAGCGCTGAAACAGTACCGGGCGCTGTTCCGTGACCGCTCTTTCATCACCTACGCACTCACCGGCGGCGTAGCCATCGCCGGGATGTTCTCCTACATCGCCGGATCGCCCTTCATCTTCATCCAGCTGTACGGCGTGCCGGCCGAACATTACGGCTGGATCTTCGGCAGCAATGCCGCTGGTTTCATCCTGATGGCGCAGGTCAACGCGCGCTTGCTGCGTTATCGCGGCCCAGGCTTCTGGCTGCGGCGGGCGGTCTGGGTGTACTTCGCTTGCGGCCTGGGGCTGCTGGCGGTGACCCTGGCCAAGCCGGCACAACTGTGGCCGCTGTTGATTCCACTGTTCGGCTCCATCGCCAGCCTGGGCTTCCTGATGCCGAATTCCTCGGCTTGCGCGATGGCCAGCCAGGGCCGGCACGCCGGCAGTGCTTCGGCGTTGATGGGGAGCCTGCAGTTCACTGTCGCGGCCGGGGCCTCGGCGCTGGTCGGCGTGCTGCACGACGGCTCGGCGCTGCCGATGGCTCTCGTCATCACCGTTTGCGGCCTGGTGGCCGCTGTGCTCGGCTGGCTGAGCGGGCAGATCAGCGAACGCGCGGCCTGA
- a CDS encoding propionyl-CoA synthetase: MSYRQSHDRSIAEPSAFWAEQAGRVAWYRAPQETLQALPDGSHRWFADGRLNTCYLALDRQIELGRGNQVALIYDSPVTNTQQRFSYLELRDEVARLAGALRALGVEKGDGVIIYMPMVPQAAMAMLACARLGAVHSVVFGGFAPHELALRIDDAKPKLVLTASCGLEFERVIEYKPLVDKALELASHQPAHVLVLQRPQAMAELQAGRDLDWRETLAHAQPADPVHVASGDPLYIMYTSGTTGKPKGIVRDNGGHAVALSYALPTIFGLQPGDVWWGVSDVGWVVGHSLIVYGPLMSGCTTVFYEGKPVRTPDAGSYWRVIEEHKVNSLFCAPTAIRAIRKEDPQGELLKRYDLSSLRHLFLAGEKLDSSTQHWLEELTGKPVHDHWWQTETGWPVTAPCTGLGDHDLRAGSTNRAVPGYHVQVVDDEGRLLGPNEQGSIVIALPLPPGCAQTLWNDHPRYLQAYLKTYPDYYHTGDGGYVDEEGFVYIMGRTDDVINVSGHRLSTGEMEELLALHEAVAECAVIAVQDDLKGHVPLGLVVLKDGAQVTEANLQRELVALVRERIGALACFQRAVVVKRLPKTRSGKILRAVLRKIADGESYAPPSTIDDPAILGEIAERLGQAGLAKAG; this comes from the coding sequence ATGAGTTACCGGCAGTCCCATGACCGCTCCATCGCGGAGCCTTCCGCCTTCTGGGCCGAGCAGGCCGGCCGCGTGGCCTGGTACCGCGCCCCGCAGGAGACCCTGCAGGCCCTGCCTGACGGCAGCCATCGCTGGTTCGCCGATGGCCGCCTGAACACCTGCTACCTTGCCCTCGACCGGCAGATCGAACTCGGTCGCGGCAATCAGGTCGCGCTGATCTACGACTCTCCCGTGACCAATACCCAGCAGCGCTTCAGCTACCTGGAGCTGCGCGATGAAGTCGCGCGCCTGGCCGGCGCCTTGCGCGCTCTGGGGGTGGAGAAGGGCGACGGGGTGATCATCTATATGCCGATGGTGCCGCAGGCGGCCATGGCCATGCTGGCCTGCGCTCGACTCGGCGCGGTGCACTCGGTGGTCTTCGGTGGTTTTGCGCCCCATGAGTTGGCACTGCGCATCGACGACGCCAAACCCAAGCTGGTGCTCACCGCTTCCTGCGGGCTGGAGTTCGAGCGGGTGATCGAATACAAGCCGCTGGTGGACAAGGCCCTGGAGCTGGCCAGTCACCAGCCGGCCCACGTGCTGGTTCTGCAGCGTCCGCAGGCGATGGCCGAGCTACAGGCCGGCCGCGACCTGGACTGGCGCGAGACCCTGGCCCACGCGCAACCGGCCGACCCGGTGCACGTCGCCAGCGGCGACCCTCTGTACATCATGTACACCTCCGGCACCACCGGGAAACCCAAGGGCATCGTGCGCGACAACGGTGGCCATGCCGTGGCGCTGAGCTACGCGTTGCCGACCATCTTCGGCCTGCAGCCGGGGGATGTCTGGTGGGGCGTTTCCGACGTCGGTTGGGTGGTCGGTCACTCGCTGATCGTTTACGGGCCGTTGATGAGCGGCTGCACCACGGTGTTCTACGAGGGCAAGCCGGTGCGCACGCCGGATGCTGGCAGTTACTGGCGGGTGATCGAGGAGCACAAGGTCAACAGTCTGTTCTGCGCGCCCACGGCGATCCGCGCGATCCGCAAGGAAGATCCCCAGGGCGAACTGCTCAAGCGCTATGACCTGAGCTCGCTGCGCCACCTGTTCCTGGCCGGCGAGAAACTCGACAGCAGCACCCAGCACTGGCTGGAGGAACTCACCGGCAAGCCGGTGCACGATCACTGGTGGCAGACCGAGACTGGCTGGCCAGTGACCGCGCCCTGCACCGGTCTGGGCGACCATGACCTGCGCGCCGGCTCCACCAACCGTGCGGTGCCCGGTTACCACGTGCAGGTGGTGGACGACGAAGGCCGGTTGCTGGGGCCAAACGAGCAGGGCTCGATCGTCATCGCCCTGCCGCTGCCGCCCGGTTGCGCGCAGACGCTGTGGAACGATCACCCACGCTATCTGCAGGCGTACCTGAAGACCTATCCCGACTACTACCACACCGGCGATGGCGGTTATGTGGACGAGGAGGGCTTCGTCTACATCATGGGCCGCACCGACGATGTGATAAACGTCTCCGGCCACAGGCTTTCCACCGGCGAGATGGAAGAGTTGCTGGCGCTGCACGAGGCCGTCGCCGAGTGCGCGGTGATCGCCGTGCAGGACGACCTCAAGGGCCATGTGCCGCTGGGGCTGGTGGTGCTCAAGGACGGCGCGCAAGTGACTGAAGCCAACCTGCAGCGCGAACTGGTGGCGCTGGTGCGCGAGCGCATCGGCGCGCTGGCCTGCTTCCAGCGGGCGGTGGTGGTGAAGCGCCTGCCCAAGACCCGCTCGGGCAAGATCCTCCGCGCCGTGCTGCGCAAGATCGCCGACGGAGAGAGCTACGCGCCGCCGTCCACCATCGACGACCCGGCTATCCTCGGCGAAATCGCTGAACGGCTAGGCCAGGCGGGGCTGGCCAAGGCCGGCTGA
- a CDS encoding response regulator: MINRHSLDDDELEALRDITTLVPRRPVILVVDDDRAALARLRRLVEGAGMRCMTASSAAEAMRRIFRDEAAIDLLVSGLDLEPDGPGLAFIHELNRTGTFLPIIVLSAPMELGGISSETPLNVLDFLPKPVDPLLFVRALSRSF; this comes from the coding sequence ATGATCAACCGCCACTCACTCGACGATGACGAGCTCGAAGCGCTGCGCGATATCACCACGTTGGTGCCCCGCAGGCCCGTGATCCTGGTGGTGGATGATGATCGGGCCGCGCTGGCTCGGCTTCGTCGGCTGGTCGAAGGCGCCGGTATGCGCTGCATGACGGCCAGTAGCGCGGCGGAGGCGATGCGCCGCATTTTTCGCGACGAGGCGGCCATCGACCTGCTGGTCAGCGGCCTGGACCTGGAGCCCGATGGCCCGGGGCTGGCGTTCATCCATGAATTGAACAGGACCGGCACCTTTCTACCGATCATCGTCCTGTCCGCGCCAATGGAGCTGGGCGGGATTTCCTCGGAAACGCCGTTGAACGTGCTGGACTTCCTGCCTAAACCTGTGGATCCGCTGTTGTTTGTGCGTGCGCTCAGCCGAAGTTTCTAG
- a CDS encoding neutral zinc metallopeptidase, producing MLWRKGRRSDNVVDARDDSGGGMGGGGGMRIGGRGLSLGGVAIVVVIGLLSGQDPMTILGSLLGQMDVSQQAPARPTQGKPATGNDPQVEFVQSILGDTEDTWGEIFARSNQQYEQPKLILFNGGVNSACGFASSAVGPFYCPGDHRVYLDLGFFREMEQKFSAAGDFAQAYVIAHEVGHHVQNLLGISAKINAARQRGARMEGANGLSVRQELQADCFAGVWANHAQQRLNWLEPGDIEEALNAANAIGDDHLQRQARGTVMPDSFTHGSSAQRVRWFKLGFESGSPGKCDTFKAQTL from the coding sequence ATGCTCTGGCGCAAAGGACGACGCAGCGACAACGTAGTGGATGCCCGCGATGACAGCGGCGGCGGCATGGGCGGTGGCGGAGGCATGCGTATCGGCGGCCGCGGCCTGAGCCTGGGCGGCGTGGCCATCGTGGTGGTGATCGGCCTGCTCTCCGGACAGGATCCGATGACCATCCTCGGTTCGCTGCTCGGCCAGATGGACGTCTCGCAACAAGCTCCGGCTCGCCCCACTCAGGGCAAGCCGGCCACCGGCAACGACCCGCAGGTGGAGTTCGTCCAGTCGATCCTCGGCGATACCGAAGACACCTGGGGCGAGATCTTCGCCCGCAGCAACCAGCAGTACGAGCAGCCCAAGCTGATCCTGTTCAATGGCGGGGTGAACTCGGCGTGCGGCTTCGCCTCCTCGGCGGTCGGCCCGTTCTATTGCCCCGGCGACCACCGCGTCTACCTCGACCTCGGCTTCTTCCGCGAGATGGAGCAGAAGTTCTCCGCCGCCGGCGACTTCGCCCAGGCCTACGTCATCGCCCACGAAGTCGGCCACCATGTGCAGAACCTGCTGGGCATCTCCGCCAAGATCAACGCCGCCCGCCAGCGCGGCGCGCGCATGGAAGGCGCCAACGGGCTTTCGGTGCGCCAGGAACTGCAAGCCGACTGCTTCGCTGGCGTCTGGGCCAACCATGCCCAGCAACGCCTGAACTGGCTGGAGCCGGGCGATATCGAAGAAGCGCTGAACGCCGCCAACGCCATCGGCGACGACCACCTGCAGCGCCAGGCGCGCGGCACGGTGATGCCCGACTCCTTCACCCACGGCTCGTCCGCGCAGCGCGTACGCTGGTTCAAGCTCGGCTTCGAAAGCGGCTCGCCGGGCAAGTGCGACACGTTCAAGGCGCAGACGCTGTAG
- a CDS encoding PhzF family phenazine biosynthesis protein, which yields MSAQQYWQLDVFADQPLTGNGLAVFPDARGIPAQTLLALTQELRQFESIFLFPSATLDTYSARIFTVDEELPFAGHPVLGAAALLHHLHQRGEEEHWTLELPAKAVKVATRRRGAGFHAEMNQGAADFGTVLDDEARRWFAEAFSLSVTDLADYPAAVVSTGLPYLLLPVRSEALGRVRQRTDLTAELAKLNAAFVFVLDVDNREGRTWDGAGIIEDIATGSAAGPVAAYLVELGKARRGELFHLSQGRFVGRPSRLDVQVGQDDDVHVGGDVQLLARAELLHRFA from the coding sequence ATGTCCGCGCAACAGTACTGGCAGCTCGACGTCTTCGCCGACCAACCGCTTACCGGCAATGGCCTGGCGGTGTTCCCCGACGCCCGCGGCATCCCCGCCCAGACCCTGCTGGCGCTGACCCAGGAGTTGCGCCAGTTCGAGTCGATATTCCTGTTCCCCTCCGCCACGCTGGACACCTATTCGGCACGCATTTTCACCGTCGACGAGGAACTGCCTTTCGCCGGCCACCCGGTTCTGGGCGCCGCTGCGCTCCTCCACCACCTGCACCAGCGCGGCGAGGAAGAACACTGGACGCTGGAGTTGCCTGCAAAAGCCGTGAAGGTCGCCACTCGCCGCCGCGGCGCGGGCTTCCACGCAGAGATGAACCAGGGCGCCGCCGACTTCGGCACCGTGCTGGACGACGAAGCCCGCCGCTGGTTCGCCGAAGCCTTCTCGCTGAGTGTCACGGACCTGGCCGACTACCCCGCCGCCGTGGTCAGCACCGGCCTGCCCTACCTGTTGCTGCCGGTGCGCAGCGAAGCCCTGGGCCGCGTGCGCCAGCGCACGGATCTGACAGCGGAGTTGGCGAAGCTCAACGCCGCCTTCGTTTTCGTGCTGGATGTGGATAATCGCGAGGGCCGCACCTGGGACGGCGCCGGGATCATCGAGGACATTGCCACCGGCAGCGCCGCCGGCCCCGTCGCCGCCTACCTGGTGGAACTGGGCAAGGCGCGCCGCGGCGAGCTGTTCCACCTGTCCCAGGGCCGCTTCGTCGGCCGCCCCAGCCGGCTCGACGTGCAGGTCGGCCAGGACGATGACGTCCACGTCGGCGGCGACGTGCAACTGCTGGCTCGCGCCGAGCTACTGCACCGTTTCGCCTGA
- the alaC gene encoding alanine transaminase, protein MTEPRSARRFARIDRLPPYVFNITAELKMAARRRGEDIIDLSMGNPDGATPPHIVEKLCQVAQREDTHGYSTSRGIPRLRRAISHWYRDRYEVEIDPESEAIVTIGSKEGLAHLMLATLDHGDTILVPNPSYPIHIYGAVIAGAQVRSVPLVPGIDFFNELERAIRESIPKPKMMILGFPSNPTAQCVELDFFERVVDLAKRYDVLVVHDLAYADITFDGWKAPSIMQVPGAKDIAVEFFTLSKSYNMAGWRIGFMVGNPELVSALARIKSYHDYGTFTPLQVAAIAALEGDQQCVRDIAEQYQKRRDVLVKGLHEAGWMVENPKASMYIWAKIPEPYAHLGSLEFAKKLLKDAKVSVSPGIGFGDYGDDHVRFALIENRDRLRQAVRGIKSMFRADGLLPAKAE, encoded by the coding sequence ATGACTGAACCCCGTTCAGCTCGTCGCTTTGCGCGCATCGATCGCCTGCCCCCCTACGTTTTCAATATCACCGCCGAACTGAAGATGGCCGCCCGCCGCCGTGGCGAGGACATCATCGACCTGTCCATGGGCAACCCGGACGGGGCCACGCCGCCGCACATCGTCGAGAAACTCTGCCAGGTCGCCCAGCGCGAAGACACCCACGGCTACTCCACCTCCCGTGGCATTCCGCGCCTGCGCCGCGCCATTTCGCACTGGTACCGCGACCGCTACGAGGTCGAGATCGATCCGGAATCCGAGGCCATCGTCACCATCGGCTCCAAGGAAGGCCTGGCGCACTTGATGCTCGCCACCCTGGACCACGGTGACACCATCCTCGTGCCCAACCCAAGCTACCCGATCCACATCTACGGTGCGGTGATCGCCGGCGCGCAGGTACGCTCGGTGCCGCTGGTGCCGGGCATCGACTTCTTCAACGAACTGGAGCGGGCGATCCGCGAGTCGATTCCCAAGCCGAAGATGATGATCCTCGGCTTCCCCTCCAACCCCACTGCGCAGTGCGTGGAGCTGGACTTCTTCGAGCGCGTGGTCGACCTCGCCAAGCGTTACGACGTGCTGGTGGTGCACGACCTGGCCTACGCGGATATCACCTTCGATGGCTGGAAGGCGCCGTCGATCATGCAGGTGCCGGGCGCCAAGGACATCGCGGTGGAGTTCTTCACCCTGTCCAAGAGCTACAACATGGCGGGCTGGCGCATCGGCTTCATGGTCGGTAACCCGGAGCTGGTCTCGGCCCTGGCGCGGATCAAGAGCTACCACGACTACGGCACCTTCACCCCGCTGCAGGTGGCGGCCATTGCCGCGCTGGAGGGCGACCAGCAGTGCGTGCGCGATATCGCCGAGCAGTACCAGAAGCGTCGCGACGTGCTGGTGAAAGGCCTGCACGAGGCTGGCTGGATGGTGGAGAACCCCAAGGCGTCGATGTACATCTGGGCGAAGATTCCTGAGCCCTATGCGCACCTGGGCTCGCTGGAGTTCGCCAAGAAGCTGCTCAAGGATGCCAAGGTCTCGGTGTCGCCGGGCATCGGCTTCGGCGACTACGGCGATGACCACGTGCGCTTCGCCCTGATCGAGAACCGCGACCGCCTGCGCCAGGCCGTGCGCGGGATCAAGTCAATGTTCCGTGCCGACGGGCTGTTGCCGGCTAAGGCCGAATAA
- a CDS encoding DUF411 domain-containing protein yields MRTLLLLTALVAGVAQAAEPLTIDVHRDANCGCCKDWIKHLESNGFTVNDHVEADMSAVKTKLGVPHSMGSCHTGVIDGKFVEGHVPAADVLKLRERADLVGAAVPGMPMGSPGMEMGDRHDAYQVVGLTKAGQREVLADYPAH; encoded by the coding sequence ATGCGCACCCTGCTTCTGCTCACCGCCCTTGTCGCTGGCGTCGCCCAGGCCGCCGAGCCACTGACCATCGACGTGCACCGCGATGCCAACTGCGGCTGCTGCAAGGACTGGATCAAGCACCTGGAAAGCAACGGCTTCACCGTCAACGACCACGTCGAAGCCGACATGAGTGCAGTGAAGACCAAGCTCGGCGTTCCGCACAGCATGGGTTCGTGCCACACCGGCGTGATCGACGGCAAGTTCGTCGAAGGCCACGTGCCGGCCGCCGACGTGCTGAAGCTGCGCGAGCGGGCCGACCTGGTCGGCGCCGCCGTGCCAGGCATGCCGATGGGCTCGCCGGGCATGGAAATGGGCGATCGCCACGACGCCTACCAAGTGGTCGGACTGACCAAGGCAGGCCAGCGCGAAGTGCTGGCGGACTACCCGGCGCACTGA
- a CDS encoding DUF4345 family protein, which translates to MLFARLVLLVQALVWGGLGLLYWIRPYEMANLSGMLLMEPSSVSDARVFYGGHQFALALFLVFALRRRLLVRPALILVILVQLTLTLSRLLIAWTEGGMEWDAQLAGVVYRGVISALAIFALYWLERQSRNRQVVVHEQAEPEGRKADFEGL; encoded by the coding sequence ATGCTCTTCGCCCGTCTCGTCCTGCTGGTTCAGGCTCTGGTCTGGGGTGGCCTGGGACTGCTCTACTGGATCCGCCCCTACGAAATGGCCAATCTCAGCGGCATGCTGCTGATGGAGCCGTCCTCGGTGAGCGATGCCCGCGTCTTCTATGGCGGCCACCAGTTCGCCCTCGCACTGTTCCTCGTCTTCGCCCTGCGTCGCCGCCTGCTGGTTCGCCCGGCGCTGATCCTGGTGATCCTGGTGCAACTGACCCTGACGCTCTCGCGCCTGCTCATCGCCTGGACCGAAGGCGGCATGGAGTGGGACGCGCAGCTGGCTGGCGTGGTCTATCGCGGGGTGATCTCGGCGCTGGCCATCTTCGCCCTCTATTGGCTGGAGCGGCAGTCGCGCAATCGACAGGTCGTGGTGCACGAACAAGCCGAGCCGGAGGGGCGCAAGGCCGACTTCGAGGGGTTGTGA